The Rhizoctonia solani chromosome 4, complete sequence genome contains a region encoding:
- a CDS encoding White collar 1 protein, with translation MEDFSNYLTSTPPDMQPQSPNQQQHSQSSMQNHMAMHHQQQQAIIQQMQQQQHHHMQQQQQMQTHQMRQGQSQQPGSGQSQLPSGPFAYPPPTAQSTPSVMASSNLTPRSLAEAMGIDSSVFSTELSFQLPSFLTGPTVAPGGGGDVVPGPASNLARSDSYSDAWYSGVTPNPHASGSDMNLGAGDYPGFSPYGIQSSQDEQYESSARERAGMNPGGFSQEEAYSNFTPGEMTLQSSQDVQPQLAQSSSMQPSSSTTYPPSNTSEAFQPLQIPRAPTQSPPQGAPIGPLPAATGTVMPGLYSTSGFDMLGVLARVASRPNPRIVLGPVDLTCSFTVVDVKRYDHPIVYASPTFHRLTGYEQHEIIGRNCRFLQAPNGKVERGSTRTYTDNAAVAHFKKSLSADKECQASLINYRKNGQPFINLVSIIPITWDSDDIRYHVGFQVDLVDQPHAILQTMRDGSYIVNYSLQSHPQPTLSPGRDRLGALNPELRRIIASTMSTGGFSGEEHERQDLNMMLLENSDDFIHVLSLRGAFLYVSPSVRHILEYEPEELIGKCISDVTHPSDIVPVMRELKDSSTIVQGGASGTGPVQKTVDLLLRVRRKTSGYVWIESQGRLHVEPGKGRKAIIMSGRKKEVPRLQWSSIARAGGLGDKEFWVQMSVDGLVLVASSGVHDIMGYTPNEFLGTSLIADHLLEEWKPSILARLAAAISPTRAISFASESARHPEANLDPTAPEIARCVMISRQGQQITVDIYFYPPLASLDDGAPGATPMMKSGPASLVCQIKVVSPDSAMGRSRSGTMTSMPGNSNTAGTDFLQSGVTDQLQGHIVHDLTSNVFEELETTRSTSWQYELQQLKISNRRMKDEVDSLVERLSGEGNASGSRRRRTRDTMESE, from the exons ATGGAGGACTTTTCGAATTATTTGACCAGCACCCCTCCCGACATGCAGCCCCAATCGCCGAACCAACAACAGCATTCGCAGTCATCGATGCAGAATCATATGGCGATGCATCATCAGCAACAGCAAGCTATTATTCAGCAaatgcagcagcagcaacatcACCATatgcagcaacagcagcagatGCAAACCCACCAGATGCGACagggccagtcccaacagccAGGTTCTGGCCAGTCCCAGCTCCCGTCTGGGCCATTTGCATATCCTCCTCCGACCGCCCAGTCGACACCCTCGGTTATGGCATCTTCGAATTTGACACCTCGCTCACTTGCTGAGGCGATGGGCATCGACTCGAGTGTGTTTTCGACGGAACTTTCATTCCAACTCCCATCGTTCCTGACTGGACCCACAGTCGCCCCCGGAGGCGGTGGCGACGTTGTTCCGGGCCCTGCATCGAATCTTGCAAGGTCTGACTCCTACTCCGATGCATGGTATTCTGGGGTTACCCCTAATCCTCACGCATCTGG GTCCGACATGAACTTGGGAGCGGGCGATTATCCAGGATTTTCGCCGTACGGAATCCAGAGCTCTCAGGATGAACAGTACGAGTCGAGCGCACGCGAGAGAGCGGGGATGAACCCGGGAGGCTTCTCACAGGAAGAAGCGTATTCCAACTTCACTCCTGGCGAAATGACTCTTCAGTCATCGCAGGATGTTCAGCCCCAGCTAGCTCAATCGTCAAGTATGCAGCCATCCAGCTCGACTACATACCCACCTTCAAACACGTCTGAAGCGTTCCAGCCTCTCCAAATCCCTCGCGCTCCAACGCAATCCCCCCCTCAAGGTGCTCCTATCGGACCGCTGCCTGCAGCAACCGGTACGGTTATGCCTGGGCTTTATTCAACTTCAGGTTTCGATATGCTTGGAGTCCTCGCACGTGTTGCTTCTCGTCCAAACCCAAGGATTGTTCTTGGGCCCGTCGACTTGACATGCTCATTCACGGTCGTCGATGTCAAACGCTATGATCACCCGATCGTCTACGCGTCGCCCACCTTCCACAGACTCACAGGGTATGAGCAACATGAAATCATCGGTCGCAATTGCCGCTTCTTGCAG GCCCCGAACGGGAAGGTGGAGCGAGGCTCAACTCGGACGTACACGGACAACGCCGCAGTTGCCCACTTTAAAAAGAGTCTGTCTGCGGACAAAGAATGCCAAGCCAGTTTAATCAACTATCGCAAGAATGGTCAGCCCTTTATCAACCTAGTGTCTATCATCCCTATCACTTGGGACTCCGATGATATTCG TTATCACGTTGGGTTCCAAGTTGATCTTGTTGACCAGCCTCATGCCATCCTGCAGACCATGCGCGATGGGTCTTACATCGTCAATTATAGTCTTCAGTCGCACCCACAGCCGACTCTATCGCCTGGCAGGGACAGATTGGGTGCACTAAACCCCGAGCTGCGCCGGATCATTGCCAGCACAATGTCTACCGGTGGATTCAGCGGTGAGGAGCACGAGCGTCAGGACCTGAATATGATGTTGCTAGAAAATTCGGATG ATTTCATCCATGTGCTATCACTAAGGGGTGCATTCCTCTACGTTTCTCCGAGTGTCCGTCACATTCTCGAATATGAGCCTGAGGAGCTGATCGGAAAGTGTATATCTGACGTCACGCACCCTTCCGATATCGTTCCCGTTATGCGCGAGCTTAAGGACTCTTCTACGATCGTCCAAGGGGGCGCGTCCGGAACTGGGCCCGTACAAAAGACCGTCGACTTGCTCCTGCGCGTACGTCGCAAGACGAGTGGCTACGTGTGGATCGAAAGCCAAGGTCGCCTTCATGTCGAGCCCGGGAAGGGACGCAAAGCCATCATCATGAGCGGTCGAAAGAAGGAGGTACCTCGTTTGCAGTGGTCCAGCATTGCGCGTGCTGGTGGACTCGGCGATAAAGAGTTCTGGGTCCAAATGTCTGTCGACGGcctggtccttgttgccagCTCGGGTGTCCACGATATCATGGGCTACACACCCAATGAGTTCCTTGGCACAAGTTTGATTGCAGATCACCTTTTGGAGGAGTGGAAGCCCTCAATACTGGCTCGTCTCGCGGCTGCGATCTCCCCTACCCGCGCGATAAGCTTCGCATCTGAGTCTGCGAGACATCCCGAGGCCAATCTCGACCCTACGGCACCCGAAATCGCTCGTTGCGTTATGATTTCTCGTCAAGGACAGCAGATTACCGTTGACATCTACTTCTACCCTCCACTCGCATCTCTCGATGATGGTGCCCCTGGGGCCACTCCAATGATGAAATCCGGCCCCGCCTCTCTAGTTTGTCAGATTAAAGTTGTCTCGCCCGACTCTGCTATGGGTCGTTCACGTTCGGGGACGATGACTTCCATGCCTGGTAACAGCAATACTGCGGGAACCGACTTCCTCCAGTCCGGCGTCACCGACCAGCTACAAGGTCATATCGTGCATGATCTTACGTCCAATGTGTTTGAGGAGCTCGAGACTACACGTAGCACTAGTTGGCAATACGAGCTCCAACAACTCAAAATTTCCAACAGGCGCATGAAGGACGAGGTGGACTCGCTGGTTGAGCGTCTATCTGGGGAAGGAAACGCGTCTGGGAGCCGCAGGCGAAGGACCCGAGACACGATGGAAAGCGAATAG
- a CDS encoding CorA-like magnesium transporter protein: MDESYIPSPSGTIFSIPPNPEVLHALVEQAEAPLPALHLTDLIPHLPVPDDDIYRGATGAPPERPPSPMLSLYAQSSVSSVSSGGRGRRRGTLAAIVEAAVARWGRSSSDGSSSSSSSSSSSSSSSSVSHSRIRSRRRKGSTTTTTITRAKTPAQRAKAREEIKITKRVPREFTLFLPQSLCPPDGLSTKPDSRPSPRPLGQPAVIESQRTLRTRHIKLIATQLEAALKKNARDLRAADRLKSRHTAVSQPSELPSAPINPHNKKIPQLVLEAPTPPDRTPKTDVTDLGESTSKQPVPLEKPNEATLGLLVPDDPKGPSKPVASTSLVSGPVPGNRAWWLDVASPTWEDMRVLGKLLHLHPLTLEDILHEDPREKLELFPRLGYYFVVFRALETQAALRRPRPPDAEQEGTIGAVNVYFVVFREGIVTFHFEDIAEHADRVRQKIIEFEQTIQMSSDWISHGLMDSMVDAFVPLLRKIDKEVEGVDALITNPHDSLESVPHSEITIQAGSSDAITEKIEDLGENEKSGPGFDRDKILEGSNVVVGDREIATRSPKGCCRASDETCNFSNLAPNGEYAKIAKEALTGGPGGAVDWDEGDMARGQEVGIYLGDVQDHILTMQQALNHYERILSHDHPPHLRLLLSEAKGGKDKMILILSVIIFTVPAMQLPIGLGGMNVNVPTQEGTPYYDYFFIWLGVTIGVMFAIFLLVWWWWILAKKKRRTNAKL, from the exons ATGGACGAATCTTACATTCCTTCTCCGAGCGGGACCATTTTCTCTATCCCACCAAACCCTGAAGTCTTGCATGCACTGGTCGAACAAGCCGAGGCGCCTTTACCTGCGCTACATTTGACAGATC TAATCCCTCACCTGCCTGTACCGGATGACGACATCTACCGAGGTGCGACGGGTGCACCTCCAGAGCGCCCGCCATCTCCTATGTTGTCACTATACGCACAATCCTCAGTGTCTTCCGTCTCCTCAGGCGGTCGTGGTCGGAGGCGTGGTACCCTTGCAGCGATTGTTGAAGCAGCTGTCGCGAGATGGGGGCGCTCTTCATCCGATGGAAGCTCAAGCTCTAGTAgctcttcttcatcctcctcttcatcatcgAGTGTCTCCCATTCTCGCATCCGAAGTCGCAGAAGGAAAGGGAGCACTACCACTACGACTATAACAAGAGCCAAGACGCCAGCCCAACGAGCCAAAGCCCGGGAAGAAATCAAAATAACAAAACGAGTCCCTCGCGAGTTCACCCTCTTTCTGCCCCAGTCGCTATGTCCGCCTGACGGGCTATCGACCAAGCCAGACTCAAGGCCATCCCCTAGACCCCTAGGCCAGCCGGCCGTAATTGAGTCCCAGCGTACGCTACGAACACGACACATTAAGCTTATCGCAACTCAGCTCGAAGCTGCTCTCAAGAAGAATGCAAGGGACCTACGAGCTGCAGATCGTCTCAAATCGCGCCATACTGCCGTATCCCAACCCAGCGAATTACCGTCCGCGCCTATTAACCCGCATAACAAGAAAATACCTCAGCTTGTTCTCGAGGCCCCGACGCCACCTGACCGGACCCCGAAGACTGATGTGACTGACCTGGGCGAATCAACCAGCAAACAACCCGTTCCGTTGGAAAAGCCAAACGAAGCCACACTGGGATTGCTTGTGCCCGATGATCCAAAGGGACCATCAAAGCCTGTTGCTAGCACATCTTTGGTATCGGGGCCTGTTCCGGGAAATCGTGCTTGGTGGCTCGACGTTGCATCTCCAACCTGGGAGGATATGAGGGTGCTTGGCAAG TTACTCCACTTACACCCCCTTACACTCGAGGATATTCTTCATGAAGATCCTCGCGAGAAGTTAGAGCTATTTCCCAGGCTGGGTTACTATTTCGTCGTTTTCCGCGCTCTCGAGACTCAAGCCGCCTTGCGAAGACCTAGACCTCCTGATGCCGAACAGGAAGGTACCATTGGTGCGGTGAATGTGTATTTTGTAGTATTCAGGGAAGGGATTGTCACT TTTCACTTTGAGGATATTGCTGAGCACGCGGATCGAGTGCGCCAAAAAATTATCGAGTTTGAGCAGACCATTCAGATGTCATCCGATTGGATCTCACACGGGCTGATGGATTCCATGGTTGATGCGTTTGTACCACTGCTCCGAAAGATTGACAAGGAGGTTGAAGGGGTCGATGCACTCATTACGAACCCCCATGATTCTCTGGAATCGGTGCCTCACTCCGAAATCACGATTCAAGCAGGATCGTCGGATGCAATCACAGAGAAGATTGAAGACTTGGGGGAAAACGAGAAATCGG GTCCAGGCTTCGATCGGGATAAAATTCTGGAAGGCTCGAATGTGGTCGTCGGTGATAGAGAGATTGCAACTCGGTCACCAAAAGGTTGTTGTCGAGCCTCCGACGAAACTTGCAACTTTTCAAACCTTGCTCCGAATGGCGAATACGCGAAGATTG CTAAGGAAGCGCTTACAGGGGGCCCTGGAGGTGCTGTTGATTGGGACGAAGGGGATATGGCACGGGGACAAGAGGTTGGAATTTACTTGGGAGACGTTCAAG ATCATATCTTAACCATGCAACAGGCTCTGAACCATTATGAGCGTATTCTTAGTCATGACCATCCGC CTCATCTCAGGCTACTCTTGTCTGAAGCCAAAGGTGGCAAGGATAAGATGATCCTCATACTCTCGGTTATCATATTCACGGTCCCCGCGATGCAATTACCCATTGGTCTAGGCGGAATGAATGTCAATGTTCCTACTCAAGAGGGCACTCCATACTATGACTACTTCTTCATTTGGCTGGGAGTCACAATAGGTGTCATGTTTGCAATCTTTTTACTCgtctggtggtggtggatactagcgaagaagaagagaaggaCTAATGCCAAGCTTTAA
- a CDS encoding peroxisomal membrane protein PEX16: MATSPLARYESFLISNASTISTIESSLRSLTWFLPGRFRDAELASEALSATLNLLSLYHDTLLARRMELDPKAKPILPPSVHSRYTRAWAKCDSRYRWAARLLEIVRFVELVVEMGMRRKFKKRTAWKGIFALETIKAALRLFLLKLTRRPVLLPPIPEREIDPAAMSLDPLTEPVNESSTPPRTPDHIKNNRHALPSPLLTPPKGGAKPMAIEDYLMSKALSTDDLRAPTRLMDILISPRDWLAELLFIARPLVYGKCLSPAPVHTDGQTKLTRYISLFAVSNLRRVPPPSSQLERAEYARRDRDLLWYFFRGAIWSEWTRPKLDAVAKKTQDAPLLGLLSAFIGDWVPLIDEYYYSTSSFRYPYAIHMSEILADSKYSPATIVGGRRVSFSRKPQPRHVSPTTNEPEPAEPQGYPRPPPPPTFAAEHGLPIEPQIEHRGAYAVPPNGRGAPSTSPKTSFMHLHKSELGHR, encoded by the exons ATGGCCACATCTCCTCTTGCTCGATATGAATCTTTCTTAATCTCCAATGCATCGACTATATCCACAATCGAGTCCAGCCTGAGGTCTTTGACATGGTTCTTGCCGGGGCGGTTTCGAGACGCGGAGCTGG CATCCGAGGCTT TGTCTGCTACACTCAATCTACTCAGCTTGTATCATGATACGCTGCTGGCGAGGCGTATGGAATTGGACCCGAAGGCCAAGCCCATTCTCCCACCATCTGTTCACTCACGATATACGCGAGCGTGGGCCAAGTGCGATAGCCGATATCGTTGGGCGGCACGACTGCTCGAGATTGTGCGATTTGTGGAGTTGGTGGTCGAGATGGGAATGAGGAGGAAGTTCAAGAAACGGACGGCATGGAAGGGCATATTTGCGCTGGAGACTATAAA AGCGGCCCTTCGCTTGTTCCTCCTAAAACTTACTCGACGACCGGTTCTCTTGCCCCCTATCCCAGAGCGTGAGATCGATCCAGCAGCCATGTCCCTCGACCCTCTCACCGAACCGGTGAACGAATCATCCACTCCCCCACGCACACCAGATCACATCAAGAATAATCGTCATGCACTTCCTAGTCCTCTGCTCACTCCGCCCAAAGGTGGGGCAAAGCCCATGGCAATAGAAGATTATCTTATGAGCAAGGCTTTGAGCACAGATGACTTGCGTGCACCCACGAGGCTGATGGACATCTTAATCTCACCACGCGATTGGTTAGCCGAGCTTCTTTTCATCGCACGGCCCTTGGTATATGGCAAGTGCCTTTCCCCTGCCCCTGTGCACACTGATGGCCAGACGAAACTAACCCGTTACATTAGTTTATTTGCTGTCTC GAACCTACGGCGAGTTCCTCCTCCGTCTTCTCAGCTCGAGCGCGCAGAGTACGCTAGGCGTGATCGCGATCTCCTTTGGTACTTCTTCCGTGGGGCTATTTGGTCCGAGTGGACCAG GCCAAAACTCGATGCCGTTGCTAAAAAGACACAAGACGCACCTTTACTAGGTCTCCTCAGTGCATTTATTGGGGACTGGGTGCCCTTGATCGACGAATACTATTACT CGACCAGCTCCTTCCGCTATCCATACGCTATCCATATGTCCGAAATACTAGCCGACTCGAAGTACTCCCCTGCTA CTATTGTGGGTGGAAGAAGAGTTTCTTTCTCTCGTAAACCACAACCAAG GCATGTCTCTCCTACCACCAATGAGCCAGAGCCCGCCGAACCACAAGGCTACCCTCGGCCCCCTCCACCGCCTACATTTGCGGCCGAACATGGTCTTCCAATTGAACCTCAAATCGAACACAGAGGGGCATACGCCGTCCCGCCCAACGGACGCGGAGCCCCAAGTACTTCACCAAAGACCTCGTTCATGCATCTTCACAAATCAGAGCTGGGTCACCGTTGA
- a CDS encoding cupin domain-containing protein — translation MPPPDVSNLTPLPNPRRVVTANNPNTGIGEVLLEDTPQTTIGFKGILREAGIWTTNQSPADNSSREDVSLKPLEGGLVSPGGTNCRTTDLGPGQVTPMHRTNSIDYNIISRAVHVLEDGSEQEVGPGDIVVQRGTNHRWENRTNDWVRWVSVLVEAKPVEVNGKILGPYFEGEDKHP, via the exons ATGCCCCCTCCAGACGTCTCGAATCTAACCCCTCTTCCAAACCCTCGTCGAGTTGTGACAGCGAATAATCCGAACACTGGGATCGGTGAGGTCTTGCTCGAGGATACTCCTCAAACGACA ATTGGTTTCAAAGGAATACTTAGAGAGGCAGGTATATGGACAACAAACCAAAGTCCTGCAGACAACTCGTCTAG GGAGGATGTATCGCTCAAGCCGTTGGAGGGGGGGCTAGTGTCGCCCGGGGGAACAAACTGTCGAACAACCGACCTAGGTCCCGGCCAAGTTACACCCATG CACCGTACAAATTCTATCGACTACAACATTATCA GTCGAGCGGTTCATGTTCTTGAAGATGGCAGCGAGCAAGAAGTTGGGCCGGGCGATATAGTAGTTCAGCGAGGCACCAACCATAGGTGGGAGAACCGGACTAATGATTGGGTTCGCTGGGTTTCGGTCCTGGTCGAGGCAAAGCCCGTCGAGGTTAACGGAAAAATTCTGGGACCTTACTTTGAGGGAGAAGACAAACATCCGTGA
- a CDS encoding Enoyl-(Acyl carrier protein) reductase, whose translation MSLLAGKVVAITGSSRGIGRACAVEAARHEIEALGTQAVIIPGDIAKQETAVEIVQTAVDSFGRLDVLVSNAGICPFYSFLDMPPEIWERTRSVNLDGSFFIVQAAAKQMEKQTPQGGAIVAVSSISALVGGGMQTHYTPTKAGVLSLMQSCAVALGKYNIRCNAVLPGTIATDINKEDLSDIQKREYMESRTCLGRLGVPEDLAGPVVFLASDMARYVTGASLLVDGGLFVNLQ comes from the exons ATGTCACTTCTAGCTGGTAAAGTTGTCGCTATTACTGGAAGTTCCAGGGGTATTGGCCGTGCTTGCGCTGTCGAAGCTGCTCGGCATG AGATCGAAGCTTTGGGGACTCAAGCTGTAATTATACCAGGTGATATTGCCAAGCAAGAGACAGCGGTAGAG ATAGTCCAGACTGCTGTTGATTCATTTGGGAGACTCGATGTCCTTGTTAG TAATGCAGGGATTTGTCCGTTCTATTCATTCCTGGATATGCCACCAGAGATATGGGAAAGGACACGTAGTGTCAACCTCGATGGTTCATTTTTCATTGTACAAG CCGCAGCAAAACAGATGGAAAAACAAACACCCCAAGGAGGAGCTATTGTTGCAGTTTCGTCCATTAGTGCACTAGTTGGGGGCGGCATGCAGACGCACTATACCCCTACCAAGGCTGGAGTTTTATCGCTAATGCAGTCATGTGCGGTTGCTCTGGGTAAATACAACATCCGATGCAACGCAGTACTTCCTG GTACTATTGCAACTGACATTAACAAGGAAGATTTGTCTGACATCCAGAAACGGGAGTATATGGAAAGCAGAACCTGTCTAGGGAGACTGGGAG TACCCGAAGACTTGGCTGGCCCAGTCGTATTCCTTGCATCTGACATGGCTCGTTATGTCACAGGAGCGTCACTGCTTGTCGATGGAGGACTATTTGTCAATTTACAGTGA
- a CDS encoding Fungal specific transcription factor domain has translation MRRTSSDDDACGLKNYHIEFLGSKVASLTQPSVVTNTNPNNPNQPVSHIHKPFKFKSGSQLQSLKKYASYSICWVSYWFAGACGHYASVETKSGLPSMSKTQVEMVRINFLIVLIPGLKSLSNAQKPCATCEKSHRLAVASNPALNGTEPECTYDEFTPENPPPVPEGPRAKYQRLEARINELETLLKEQQAKEVADNISNNTPPISQTSPLASLSAASSSGSPANNVPPVPNTRDAYYRTLFIDEPGPFVPSVLPTIAPAPTVDESSQQIIPNDWPSRLPAPDLMHHLIDVFFNCYPVAHYILHRPTFMASLLLPPRSPAFPHSSLLHAICAYASIFSFRVHTPSIGPERGPFPRIDPEVIRERDNSFAEKHVRWSRQARDDATSIGTNLVECVQSLVIMVGYYHLTARWVEVWASAGLAVRYCVPLGLNNRAGFHTARTHPRTWLRNSSIFKGGRSILPEPDNAIEREQRANLFWIAYSYERFQTAVGPWAMCLDDEDISQLLPIRLEDFESGKEVDLNRQCLQTPNFLTTHIRETTDSFTLFIKASVILSKVKILALRVGNRYPDIPDIRDTPAFRHLESTIATFRSSFPSEYLEPISQTSKGFDTLLYVAHLIPHTAIILMHEEHADVNSPNCLSMQKSLLAARAILDLIYLVCSTSYDMTRLPSVCNFCWFMAARVLVRVLKYRHQSGKMGEAATMRSEVEVIRLAFQRMSERIPIATRHSAMLDELLATELHNLDDTIYTCRYEAIYDPAYVREGSAFDWPDQVATLVEVTQGTPTTASASVSSHIQTPEAGIVVDPGPILMDAPNSAQATLEQLLQSMDSDSFLLASGYADLAQFPVS, from the exons ATGCGACGAACATCTAGTGACGATGACGCATGCGGTCTCAAG AACTACCATATAGAGTTTCTCGGATCAAAAGTTGCGTCCCTCACACAGCCTTCGGTGGTAACAAACACAAACCCCAACAATCCCAATCAGCCAGTCTCCCACATCCATAAGCCATTCAAGTTCAAGTCGGGCTCCCAACTCCAGAGCTTGAAGAAATATGCCTCGTATTCAATCTGCTGGGTCAGCTACTGGTTcgcaggcgcctgcggcCACTACGCAAGCGTTGAAACGAAATCAG GCCTGCCATCAATGTCGAAAACGCAAGTTG AAATGGTGCGTATCAACTTCTTGATTGTTCTAATCCCTGGCTTAAAGTCCCTCAGCAATGCTCAAAAGCCTTGCGCCACCTGCGAAAAGTCACATCGCCTGGCTGTTGCCTCGAACCCTGCTTTGAACGGAACTGAACCCGAGTGTACTTACGATGAATTCACTCCGGAGAATCCCCCGCCTGTTCCAGAAGGACCACGAGCAAAATACCAGCGTCTGGAGGCCAGGATAA ACGAATTAGAGACACTGCTCAAGGAACAACAAGCCAAGGAAGTAGCCGACAACATTAGCAACAACACACCACCGATATCTCAAACTTCGCCCTTGGCATCTCTTTCAGCTGCTAGTTCTTCGGGCTCGCCCGCAAACAATGTACCCCCCGTCCCAAACACGCGGGATGCGTACTATCGTACACTTTTCATAGATGAACCAGGCCCGTTTGTTCCCAGTGTACTTCCAACCATTGCGCCTGCACCTACAGTCGACGAGTCTTCCCAACAAATCATCCCCAACGACTGGCCTTCTCGCCTTCCAGCCCCAGACTTGATGCACCATCTCATTGACGTTTTCTTTAATTGCTATCCCGTCGCGCACTATATATTACATCGACCAACATTCATGGCATCGCTTTTACTTCCGCCGAGATCGCCGGCATTTCCCCATTCGTCACTACTCCatgctatatgcgcatatgCGAGTATTTTCTCGTTTCGCGTCCATACTCCCTCAATCGGGCCCGAGAGAGGCCCATTTCCAAGAATAGATCCCGAGGTTATACGAGAACGCGATAACTCGTTTGCAGAGAAACATGTTAGATGGTCTAGACAGGCTAGGGACGACGCCACGAGTATCGGAACCAACCTTGTCGAATGCGTGCAAT CGTTGGTTATAATGGTTGGGTACTACCACCTTACTGCCCGTTGGGTCGAAGTCTGGGCTTCGGCTGGGTTGGCGGTCCGATACTGTGTTCCCCTTGGTCTCAACAATCGCGCTGGGTTCCACACAGCACGCACACATCCTAGGACCTGGCTTCGTAAT TCGAGCATCTTCAAGGGGGGCAGGAGTATTTTACCAGAGCCCGATAATGCTATTGAGCGAGAACAACGTGCCAACTTGTTTTGGATAGCATATTCATACGAAAGATTCCAAACGGCGGTTGGACCGTGGG CTATGTGCTTGGACGACGAGGATATTAGCCAGTTGCTCCCAATCAGGCTTGAAGACTTCGAATCCGGA AAAGAAGTTGACCTTAACAGGCAATGTTTGCAAACACCCAACTTCCTCACTACGCACATACGTGAGACTACGGATAGTTTCACGCTATTTATTAAGG CGTCAGTGATACTATCAAAGGTCAAGATTTTGGCACTACGAGTGGGTAACCGTTACCCTGATATTCCGGACATACGAGATACACCGGCATTTAGACACCTAGAAAGCACTATTGCGACATTCAG GAGTAGCTTCCCTTCGGAATACCTAGAGCCTATTTCTCAGACCAGCAAAGGATTCGACACTCTACTCTATGTCGCACATTTGATTCCTCATAC TGCTATTATCTTGATGCATGAAGAA CACGCGGATGTAAACTCGCCCAACTGCCTTTCGATGCAAAAATCTTTACTGGCAGCACGCGCGATACTCGATCTTATATACCTCGTATGCTCTACGAGTTATGATATGACCAGGCTTCCTTCAGT GTGCAAC TTCTGTTGGTTTATGGCCGCACGGGTGCTG GTTCGAGTATTGAAATATCGACACCAATCTGGAAAAATGGGTGAAGCTGCAACGATGCGGTCTGAAGTCGAGGTAATTAG GCTCGCGTTTCAAAGAATGAGCGAACGAATTCCAATTGCGACCAGACACTCCGCAATGCTCGATGAGCTTCTTGCA ACTGAGTTACATAACTTGGACGATACCATTTATACTTGCAGGTACGAAGCGATATATGACCCAGCATACGTTCGCGAAGGCAGTGCCTTTGATTGGCCAGATCAAGTAGCAACGCTAGTCGAAGTGACCCAAGGAACACCTACAACTGCGAGTGCATCCGTCTCGAGTCATATCCAAACTCCAGAGGCCGGTATTGTGGTTGACCCTGGGCCCATCCTAATGGATGCGCCCAATTCTGCACAGGCTACATTGGAACAATTACTGCAATCGATGGATTCTGATTCATTTCTTCTGGCCAGCGGCTATGCTGATCTCGCTCAATTTCCAGTCTCTTAA